The genomic DNA TTCGGCGGCGTAGGCCCGGATCGTCTCCAGCATCCGGTACCTGCCCGCGTCGTACACCACCAGCGACTTGTCGACCAGGCGCGACAGCGGGTCGAGCACGTCGCCGAAGACCTGCTCCAGCGTCTCCAGCGTGGCGCCGCCCGCGAAGGCGGCCAGGCGGCGCCCCAGGACGCGTTCGTCGTCGCCGAGCAGTTCCCAGCTCCATTCGACGAGGGAGCGCAGCGTCCGGTGACGCGGCTGGGCGGTGCGGCTGCCCCCGTTCAGCAGCCGGAACCTGTCACCGAGCCGCGCCGCGAGCTGTTCGGCCGTCATGGACCGCAGCCTCGCGGCGGCCAGTTCGATGGCCAGCGGCAGCCCGTCGAGGGCGCGGCAGATGCTCATAACGGCCGCCGCGTCGTCGTCCACCCGGTATCCGGGCCGTACGGCCGCGGCCCGGTCGGCGAACAGGCGCACGGCCGGATAGTCCGCCGCCTGCGCCGCGCCGGCGCCCGCGGGCGGCACGGCGAGCGGCGGGAGGATCCAGGTGATCTCACCGGTGATGCCGAGGGGTTCGCGGCTGGTGGCCAGGATCTTCACACCGGGGCACTCGGCGAGCACCCGCTCCGCCAGGAACGCGGCGTGCTCGGCCACGTGCTCGCAGTTGTCCAGCACGACCAGCAGCCGCTTGCCGTGCAGCGCCCTGACCAGCCGGTCGACGGGCTCCAGCGGTGCGGCGCCGAGAGACGGGGCGGCGCTGATGCCGTCACGCACGTCGAGAGCGCCGATCAGGCTCTGGGTCACGCCGGCCGCGTCGGTGGCCGCGGCCAGCTCGGCCAGCCACACCCCGTCGGGCATCGCGTCGCCCATCGTCTCGGCCGCCTCCATGGCGAGCCGCGTCTTGCCCGCCCCGCCGGGGCCGAGCACGGTGACCAGGCGGTGGCCCGACAGCAGTTCGCCGGTGTGGTCGACGTCGCGTTCCCGCCCGACGAAGCTGGTCAGCCGGGCGCGCAGGTTCCCCGCACGCGGCGAAAGCGTCCCGTCGCCGGAGCGCTGGGGGTGTGGCGGGACCGCGGAGGACGGGAACGGCTCGGGGCCGGCGGTGGGCGACGGATCGGTGAGGGCGCGGGCGGGCCCGGGGTGAGCGGGCGGCTCGGGGCGGGAGCCGGGGGGCAACCCGGTGGTGAGGTGGGACGGCGGCTCGGGGCGGGAGGCGGGAGGCGACCCGGCGGTGAGGTGGGACGGCGGCTCGGGGCGGGAGGCGGGAGGCGACCCGGCGGTGAGGTGGGACGGCGGCTCGGGGCGGGAGGCGGGAGGCGACCCGGCGGTGAGGTGGGACGGCGGCTCGGGGGCGGAGACGGGCCCCGTCCCGCCGTCCGGAGCCGGGAGCGGGTCTGGGTGGGAGGCGGGTGTCCGATCGTGGGGAGGGGTGTGAGGTGCCGCGTCGGGGGCGGCGGAGGGCGTCTGGGCGAGGGCGGCGCGTTCGCGGTCGGGGGTGGGAGGGGGGTCGTCGCGCAGGAGTGTGGTGTGCAGGTCGGTGAGCTGGGGTGAGGGGGCGGTGCCCAGTTCGTCGCGGAACGTCCGGCGCGCGGACTCGAAGGCGGCCAGCGCCTCCACGCGCCTGCCCGCGCCGTACAGCGCCCGCATGAGCTGGCCGTGCAGCCGCTCCCGCAGGCGGTGTTCGGCGAGCAGCGCCGTCAGGTCGTCGAGCACATGGGCGTGGCGGCCGAGAAGCAGGTCGGCCTCGATGCGGTCCTCGGTGGCGGCCAGCCAGAGGGTCTCCAGCCTGGCGATGTCGCCGGCGGCCACGCTCACGCCGGCCAGGTCGGCCAGCGCGGGACCGCGCCACAGGGCCAGCGCGGCCCGGAGCGTCCCGGCCGCCGTACGAGCGTCGCCCGCCGTCAGGGCGGACCGTCCGCTGCGGGCGAGCGCGGTGAAGCGGTGCGCGTCGACCTGCTCGGGGGCGACAGCCAGCCGGTAGCCGGTGGGGTCCGCCACCACGATCTGCCGGGCTGCCGTGTCCCGGCTCCCGTCCCCGGCGTGCGGGGCGACCGGGCCGGCGGTCTCGACGGGGCCGGTGCGGGGGACGCATTCGTGGGCCGGTGGGGCGGTGTCGGGACGCGGGTGGGCGGGTGGGGGTTTGGCCAGGGCGGTGCGGAGGCGGGAGGCGAGGGCCTGGAGGGCGTTGGCCACGGCGGCGGGTGCGCGGTCGTCCCACACCCCCGCTGTCAGCCGGTCGAACGGAACTGTCACCCCGGCGTCCAGGGCGAGTAGACCCAGGAGGGTGCGCAGGCGCTGCCCGGAGACCTCCACGACCCGGCCGTGCCGCCGCACCTCGAGCGGCCCGAGGATGCCGAAGGTCGTGTCCGCGTCCGTGCCCACCCCCCTCATGCCTCGATTGTGGCCGATTTTGCGTCCTTTACCGTCCACCGACCCTCGCGAAACGGTCGGCGCATGCCCGATAGCCGCGTAGCATCATCCGGCATGGGGCTGTGTAACACGACAGGACGCGTGGGGCGGATCGCCGTCAGTGTGACGGCGGTGGGCCTTGTGCTTCTCGTGTCGGGCTGCGCCGGCTTCATCAGCAGGTCGGAGGCCAAGGAGATCGCCGAGATCAACGTGTCGAGCCCCGATCTGCGCGAGGGCGAGCCGCTGCCGCGCGAGTACGGGTGCGAGGGCCGCCAGGGCAGCCCGCCGCTGCGCTGGTCCAGCGAGCCGCTGCCGCAGGCCAGGTCGATCGCGATCGTGGCCGACTCCCACACCTCGTCGGAGTCGGCGGTGCAGTGGGTGCTCTACAACATCCCGGCCACCACGACCGAGTTGGGCCCGGGGGCTTCGGAGAGCCCGCCGGAGGGTTCGGCCCAGGCGCGGGTGACGAGCGGCAAGCCCGGCTACCAGCCCCCGTGCGACAAGGGCCTCAGCTACCGCTTCACCGTCTACACGCTGCAGGGCAGGGTCCAGGTGGCGCAGGGCGCGCCCCTCTCCGCGGTCCTCAAGGAGATCGCGGACAAGACCATCGCCCGCGGGCGGCTCACCGCCGTACACATCGAGTGAGAAATCAAACACCAGGGGTAATAATCGTTACCAATTCTTGGCTTAGGGTGTGACAACGCTCGCAGTGGTCCGACACAATCAGATCCAATTGTCAGGCGCTGGTGATCAAAGGGGGCAGATCGCGTCGATGGCCGCGCGATCTCACCGGTGCCACAGGGAGGCCATGGCTTTGAGGGTGGTGCAATGACAGCGGTCGTCGTCAGCTTGGTCGCTATCGTGCTCCTCGTGCTCGTCGTCGTGGCACTGGGCATGCGTTCCATGAACCGCCGGGAGAGCTCGCTTCCCCCGGAACGGCTCAAGCAGATGATCGAGAAGGAGGAGCAGACCCACGCTCGATCCACCGACGAGTTCGCGGCCCACGAACCCCGGATGGCCAACTTCAGCCCCGACTTCAGCCCGATCGACGAGCCCAAGCCCAAGCCGGTGCGCACCGGCCAGCGCGGCAAGCGCGGCGTGGACGAGTGGGGCAACCCCCGTTCGGACGACGACGACGAGGAGTTCTGGGCCTCCATCCGCAGCGACGCGGCCGAGGGCGGCTTCGGCGCCGGCGGCACGGTCGCGGCGCGCAAGGGCGCCTCCCGCCCCGTTGACGGCAACTCCGAGAGCACCCCCGATCAGGCCGCCGGCCGGCCGGCCGACCACCCGGCCGAGCGTCAGCGCCCGGCCGAGCGCAGGCGTTCCGGCAGGCGCGAGGCCGCCGCGACCGCCGATCCCGACGCGGTGACCATCCAGGCCCCGCTGCCGCAGCGTCCCGCCCGCACCGCGGCGCCCGCTCCCACCGCCGGACTGGCCGACCTGGTCGAGCCCGCGCCCGTGCAGCGGCCCGCCGCCTCCGCCTCCGACCTGGCCGACCAGCGCACGGTGACGTTCGCCGCCCCCACCCCCGACGTGATGAGCATCCTGGGCGCGGGCGCCCAGCCCGTGGCGCCGACCGGCCGCCCCGACCCGCTCGCCGCCGGCTCCCGGCCGGCGCCCCCCGCCTCCGTCCCGGCGGCCGGCCCTGTCTCGACCGGCCCGGCCTCGGCTCCGGGCACGAGCCGGCGTTCGGCACGCCGTTCCCGCTCGGCCGCCGCTGCGGCCGCTCCGACGGCCGCGGCTCCGGCGGCGGACCCGCTGTCCACCACGGCCCCGGGCACCCTGCCGGCAGGCGGAGCGTTCACCCCGGCCGGCAGCGGCTCGTTTCCGGCCGTGCCCGTCGCCCCCATCCACGGCGCGCCCACCAGTGACCCGTTCCCCGCCGCCGCGCATGGCCGGGGGGGCGACCCGCTCGACTCGACCTGGACCACCCCGGTCCCGTCCGCGACGTCCGGTTCCTGGCCCGCGGCGCCTGTCGCCGACATCCTCGACGACTCGGCGCCCTCCGGTTCGTGGCCGGGCTTCGAGCCGCAGCAGCCCGCCGCCACCCCGTCGCGGGCCTCGTACGAGGTGCGCCCCGGCTGGGCCGTGGCCGACGACTCCGCCCCGCTGACGGGCCCGTCGCCCGCCGCGGGTGTCCCGACCGCGCCCACGCGGGCGGTCTCCGGCCGCGACGACGTGCTGTCGGCGCCGCCCGCCTCGTACGAGACGGGCGACTTCACCGCGGCCCCGCCGTCGCAGGCCCCCTGGCCCGAGCCGCCGGCTGACACCCCAGGGTGGCCGGCGTACACCGACGCGCCCGGCGCACCCGATCACGGCCGGGCCCGGCAGGGCGACGGCGGCCGCCGCCGCGCCCCCGAGCACGATCTTCCCGACTACTACCGGTAGACACGCGCTGCCCTCACCAGGCCATGGATTGCGTAAAACCCGTTCATGACCCCCCAAGGGGAGGCCCACCCGGGCACTAGGGTTTGCCGCATGACCGGCGACACTCAGCGTAACCTCCTGAGGACTCTCAGGTACGACGTGCCTGCCTCCCTCGTGGTCTTCCTCATCGCGGTGCCCCTTTCCCTGGGCATCGCGATGGCCTCGGGCGCCCCCCTCGCCGCGGGACTCATCGCCGCCGTCGTCGGCGGCATCGTCGCGGGCGCGCTCGGCGGGTCCGCCATCCAGGTGAGCGGGCCCGCGGCGGGCCTGTCCCTGGTGGTCGCCGACCTCGTGCAGACGTACGGATGGCGCGCCACCTGCATGATCACCCTGTTGGCCGGAGCCGTACAGCTCCTGCTCGGCCTGCTGCGCGCGGCGCGGGCGGCGCTGGCCGTCTCCCCCGCCGTGATCCACGGCATGCTGGCGGGCGTCGGCGTGGTGATCGCGCTGTCCCAGCTGCACATCGTGCTCGGCGGCAGCCCGCAGCGTTCGGCGCTGGCCAACATCATGGAGCTGCCTTCGCAGGTGGCCGCCATGCACGGCCACACGGTGGCGGTGGGCCTGCTCACGATCGCGGTGCTGGCCCTGTGGACCCGGCTGCCCAAACAGATCAAGGCGGTGCCGGCACCACTCGCGGCGCTGCTGGTCGCGGCGGTGACGGCGTGGGTGTTCCGGTGGGACGTCACCCGCGTCGACCTGTCGGGCAGCTTCGGGGAGCTGGCCTTCCCGGTCCTGCCGAACGGCGACTGGCACCACATCGTGGGGGCCGTCCTGCTGGTCGCGTTGCTGGCCGGCGTCGAGTCGCTGCTGTGCTCCGTCGCGGTGGACGGCATGCACTCCGGCCCCCGCGCCGACCTCGACCAGGAGCTGACCGGCCAGGGGGCCGCCAACATGGTCACGGGCGCGCTGGGCGGCCTGCCGGTGGCCGGCGTGATCGTGCGCAGCACGGCCAACGCCCAGGCGGGCGGGCAGACCCGCTGTTCGACGATCCTGCACGGCGTGTGGGTGCTGGTGTTCGCGCTGGGCTTCGGCTGGACGATCCAGCTCATCCCGATGGAGGCGCTGGCGGCGCTGCTGGTGTTCATCGGCGTGCAGATGGTGAATCTGGGCCACGTCCGCAAGGTGCACGGCCACGGCGAGGTGCCGGTGTACATCGTCACCATGGGCGCCGTGATCCTCCTCGGGCTGGCCGAAGGGGTGCTGGCGGGGCTGGCGCTGGCGGCGCTGCTGGCGCTGCGGCGGCTGACCTGGGTGACGGTCAAGGTGCGGGAGATGCCGGACGGCCGCTGGCACGCCGCGATCTGCGGCTCCCTCACGTTCCTGGGGGTGCCCAGGCTCACGCACGAGCTGCGCACGATCCCCGCGGGCGTGGCCGTGGACCTCGACCTGAACATCGACTTCATGGACAACGCGGCCTTCGAGACCATTCACTCCTGGCGGCTGGGCCACGAACGGCAGGGCGGCACGGTGGACATCGACGAACTGCACGACGAGTGGTACGCGCTGGCCGCGAGCGGCGCCCGCATGTACCCGGTCAAGACCCCGCCCGCCACGCCGGACCGGTGGTGGCTGCCGTGGGCGCACCGGCGCCGCCGCCCTTCGTGGCGGCCGCAGGACGAGCCGGAGCACGGCCCGCGCGCGCCGGTCGAGTGCCAGCTGACGGCCGGCGCGAGGGAGTTCCACCGGCGGACCGCTCCGCTGGTACGGCCGATCCTGACCGAGCTGGCCCGCAAGCAGCAGCCGACGCATCTGTTCATCACGTGCGCCGACTCGCGGGTGGTGCCGAGCCTCATCACCGCGAGCGGCCCGGGTGACCTGTTCACGGTGCGCAACATCGGCAACCTGGTGCCGCGCAAGGGGGCCGAGCCGCATGACGACTCGGTGGTGGCCGCGATCGAGTACGCGACGCAGGTGCTCGGCGTGCACACCATCACCGTGTGCGGGCACTCGGGTTGCGGGGCGATGGCCGGGCTGCTCAGCGGCGGGGTGAAGGCGGGCAGCCTGCCGGGGATGCGCCGCTGGCTGCGGCACGGGCACCACAGCCTGGCGAGGTTCATCGAGACCGCGGAGGGGCCGCTGGACTCCCGGGCGCTCGACCAGCTCTGCCGGGTCAACGTCCAGCAGCAGCTGGAGAACCTGCGCACCTACCGGAAGGTCGACGAGCAGGTGCGCGAGGGGCGGCTGGAGCTGGTGGGGCTCTACTTCGACATCGGGTCGGCGCGGGTGCACATGGTGCCTCCGCTGCCGTCCACGGTGTCGGTCCGCATCTAGGCGCCGC from Nonomuraea muscovyensis includes the following:
- a CDS encoding AfsR/SARP family transcriptional regulator, with protein sequence MRGVGTDADTTFGILGPLEVRRHGRVVEVSGQRLRTLLGLLALDAGVTVPFDRLTAGVWDDRAPAAVANALQALASRLRTALAKPPPAHPRPDTAPPAHECVPRTGPVETAGPVAPHAGDGSRDTAARQIVVADPTGYRLAVAPEQVDAHRFTALARSGRSALTAGDARTAAGTLRAALALWRGPALADLAGVSVAAGDIARLETLWLAATEDRIEADLLLGRHAHVLDDLTALLAEHRLRERLHGQLMRALYGAGRRVEALAAFESARRTFRDELGTAPSPQLTDLHTTLLRDDPPPTPDRERAALAQTPSAAPDAAPHTPPHDRTPASHPDPLPAPDGGTGPVSAPEPPSHLTAGSPPASRPEPPSHLTAGSPPASRPEPPSHLTAGSPPASRPEPPSHLTTGLPPGSRPEPPAHPGPARALTDPSPTAGPEPFPSSAVPPHPQRSGDGTLSPRAGNLRARLTSFVGRERDVDHTGELLSGHRLVTVLGPGGAGKTRLAMEAAETMGDAMPDGVWLAELAAATDAAGVTQSLIGALDVRDGISAAPSLGAAPLEPVDRLVRALHGKRLLVVLDNCEHVAEHAAFLAERVLAECPGVKILATSREPLGITGEITWILPPLAVPPAGAGAAQAADYPAVRLFADRAAAVRPGYRVDDDAAAVMSICRALDGLPLAIELAAARLRSMTAEQLAARLGDRFRLLNGGSRTAQPRHRTLRSLVEWSWELLGDDERVLGRRLAAFAGGATLETLEQVFGDVLDPLSRLVDKSLVVYDAGRYRMLETIRAYAAERLTESGEEGAVRQEHARHFTGLAEAAEPVLRTAAQLDGLGRLTAEHENLSAALRWSLDRGEPELALRLVGALGWYWWLKGHRLEGATRAREVLAATPGSDPGLRALALAVHGINAVGAAMTLEESRDSMRELRRLLGSVREAHPIVAMAVPSLVLYGVEEPGDDRHIDEMVRHTDRWASATGLIFRALLHYAAGRIEESGRDSREAFERYRETGDRWGMGTALGTLSDVHLLRGEAEQSVRVMREALRLMDELGAVEDTAYMRARLALALNLLGRWAEADSLLGEAEHIVTTLGDGVGEAGVRGAWGEFARHRGDLESARRYYAQALALMDDLVATPPQMVSAVNSSLALLAVQEGDLPRARRMAVRALRQAEGARDAQALGSAVIVCAGLALAEGRAEEGATLLGGAQAIRGTTAVVEWDHVRIVEVAEAALGGSGLAHHLERGRKLDRADVVAMALGV
- a CDS encoding YbhB/YbcL family Raf kinase inhibitor-like protein: MGLVLLVSGCAGFISRSEAKEIAEINVSSPDLREGEPLPREYGCEGRQGSPPLRWSSEPLPQARSIAIVADSHTSSESAVQWVLYNIPATTTELGPGASESPPEGSAQARVTSGKPGYQPPCDKGLSYRFTVYTLQGRVQVAQGAPLSAVLKEIADKTIARGRLTAVHIE
- a CDS encoding SulP family inorganic anion transporter, which codes for MTGDTQRNLLRTLRYDVPASLVVFLIAVPLSLGIAMASGAPLAAGLIAAVVGGIVAGALGGSAIQVSGPAAGLSLVVADLVQTYGWRATCMITLLAGAVQLLLGLLRAARAALAVSPAVIHGMLAGVGVVIALSQLHIVLGGSPQRSALANIMELPSQVAAMHGHTVAVGLLTIAVLALWTRLPKQIKAVPAPLAALLVAAVTAWVFRWDVTRVDLSGSFGELAFPVLPNGDWHHIVGAVLLVALLAGVESLLCSVAVDGMHSGPRADLDQELTGQGAANMVTGALGGLPVAGVIVRSTANAQAGGQTRCSTILHGVWVLVFALGFGWTIQLIPMEALAALLVFIGVQMVNLGHVRKVHGHGEVPVYIVTMGAVILLGLAEGVLAGLALAALLALRRLTWVTVKVREMPDGRWHAAICGSLTFLGVPRLTHELRTIPAGVAVDLDLNIDFMDNAAFETIHSWRLGHERQGGTVDIDELHDEWYALAASGARMYPVKTPPATPDRWWLPWAHRRRRPSWRPQDEPEHGPRAPVECQLTAGAREFHRRTAPLVRPILTELARKQQPTHLFITCADSRVVPSLITASGPGDLFTVRNIGNLVPRKGAEPHDDSVVAAIEYATQVLGVHTITVCGHSGCGAMAGLLSGGVKAGSLPGMRRWLRHGHHSLARFIETAEGPLDSRALDQLCRVNVQQQLENLRTYRKVDEQVREGRLELVGLYFDIGSARVHMVPPLPSTVSVRI